The DNA region CCCCACAGTCGGCCGGCGGCCGCGACCTCGACGTCGTGCGCCTCGCCCTGCACGAGCCCGGCGCCATCGCCCGCGCCCATGCCTCCGTCGAGGAGGAGAAGGACGAGGATGCCGGCGTGGTCGTCGACATCTCCCGCAAGCGCGTGCTGCTGGACGGCGAGTCCGCCGCCTTCACCTACAAGGAGTTCGAGCTGCTGCAGTACCTCGTGCTGCGCGAGGGCCGCACCATCGAGCGCTCCGAGCTCGTCGCCGCGCTGTGGCAGTCGTCCTCCGACGAGGCCGCTCCCGGCGAGCGCACGATCGACGTGCACGTGCGCCGTCTGCGCGCCAAGCTCGGCCGTCACGAGGACATCGTCCGCACCGTCCGCGGCGTCGGCTACCGCTTCGACCGTCACGCCGACGTCACCATCCGCTACGGTCACGGCACCCCCTCGCCCGACCGCTTCTGAGTCCCTCTCCGGCGGAGTAGGATGCTCCGGCGCGGTCGTCCGCGATGTCGGCCGCCCCGCGTAGGGTGCTGACATGACCCTGACGACGGATGCCGTGCCGCAGACCGATGCGCCGGCGCGATCCGTCCATCGTCCCCGGCATCCGCTGGATCTCCTGGCGACGGTGGGGATGCTGCGCCGTGGGCGCAATGACCCGACCATGGCCGTCGAGAACGGCCGCATCTGGATGGCGTTCCGCACGGATGCGGGGGTCGCGACGCTCTGCCTCCGGCAGCGCTCCGACGGCGTGCACGCCACGGCCTGGGGTCCGGGCGCCGGCGAGGCGCTCGACCGGGTTCCGGCGCTGTGCGGCGCGGAGGACGACCTCGACGGATTCGACGTGTCGTCTCATGCGGGGCTCGCCGAGCTCGCGCACCGCTTCCCCGGTAT from Microbacterium soli includes:
- a CDS encoding winged helix-turn-helix domain-containing protein, with the translated sequence MSNPALLERPVTAPVRAISPADAAADLPSIRSPRGFALYVGIDEIKAAESGVSLPLLVDALRRTLAELAPNAETHATVALAPQSAGGRDLDVVRLALHEPGAIARAHASVEEEKDEDAGVVVDISRKRVLLDGESAAFTYKEFELLQYLVLREGRTIERSELVAALWQSSSDEAAPGERTIDVHVRRLRAKLGRHEDIVRTVRGVGYRFDRHADVTIRYGHGTPSPDRF